In Flagellatimonas centrodinii, a single window of DNA contains:
- a CDS encoding TonB-dependent receptor domain-containing protein, producing MRVFRIGRPMAAGLLGVVVAAGFATPGPAAAQEAVSASRAATTSFDIPAQDLAAALSEYARQSGQQLLFAPEVVAGKQAPAVSGELTAESALAALLEGAGLYTATTPGGAVLISDAPNPTPPPAGTDPSAGGALYDPTVDISGAPGGTTSVEVARRAGVEEIIVTGQKKSERLQDVPIAISAFSMEDLDAQKIEGGFDLLKGVPNVTFTKTNFTGYNFQIRGIGTQAISATTDPGVAVSFNNTTMIVNRLFEQEYLDIERVEVLRGPQGTLYGRNATAGVINVISAKPVIGDEFGEVKLEGGNYSAKRIRGHYNLPLGDTLALRAAYGSTVREGYGYNEFDGSDVDDRDLWTGRLTLGWEPSDRIRVNLMWERIEEDDGRVRSTKQLCHRDDGVTSVGGYDLLNSELGSRARGVLNQGCLPGSLYSTDAYGVPHQESIPFISGGRENGFLVLAALTGLIGFNPAFGNPTAAGCPEAARYHGVSLLNLCSDVFAERNQSQDLRSIYSVIEPAYRANADVYDLSLDYQWSDGVVFSSQTVFVEDKLYSTQDYGRFKTSRGIFNDLSGPLVSPLYQHLTPGGEFCDPQLGCSDSLLIQDVSQAESRQFNQEFRFVSEFSGDFNFSFGANYTRFETLNDYFVFSNVLSALAQTPPFTGDSHPCGETAGEIGCIYIDPNDLSNINAEGHNYFRSANPYRLQSTGLFGELYWRLSDSLKLTAGLRYTWDRKVFTPVPSQTLLPDYREGIAAVDQGYVGIGDGPEACDLLSLYCGILGNAPGGRGYPASPDIVQVWREPTGRIVLDWQPALSFTDETLVYASFSRGYKAGGANPPGIAPPAGIFIEAARGAVSSPTFQPEYVNAYEVGTKNTLFGGLLMLNGAAFYYDYTDYQVSKIIDRSASNENFDATIWGLELEAVFAPSLNWQFNAAIGFLQTEIAEGEASIDLMDRTQGGNQPYQTTIPNPNYNVDPDVATGIGADQTQNEFLVFDEWVVMKPNPTQTANCVAPAELVALVLEEGVHQANLGVPGPLNPGLLEIAPVSYLLNPFCAGGNILGTVYKDGPLPLFAGFYLPQDLHFDALVDAPNAGAGFAADVSGNELPNSPEFTLSLGGQFSFDLSRDWLATTRVDYYLQGQSWARVYNTEYDRLRSWSNTNLSLMLFNERHGLAVEAYVKNVFDESPITGTFLNSDDTGLTTNVFTLDPRLVGVSITKRF from the coding sequence ATGCGCGTGTTCCGTATCGGGCGGCCGATGGCTGCCGGCTTATTGGGGGTTGTGGTGGCGGCAGGGTTTGCCACGCCAGGGCCCGCTGCCGCGCAGGAGGCCGTTTCGGCCTCGCGCGCGGCCACCACCAGTTTCGACATTCCGGCCCAGGACCTGGCCGCGGCGCTGTCGGAATATGCTCGCCAAAGCGGTCAGCAGCTGTTGTTTGCCCCCGAAGTCGTCGCCGGCAAGCAGGCGCCGGCCGTCTCGGGTGAGCTGACAGCCGAATCGGCCCTGGCGGCGCTGCTCGAAGGCGCCGGCCTCTATACCGCCACCACCCCGGGCGGGGCGGTGCTGATCTCCGACGCCCCAAACCCCACACCCCCGCCCGCTGGCACAGACCCTAGCGCGGGCGGGGCCCTGTACGACCCGACGGTGGATATCTCCGGGGCCCCGGGGGGCACCACCAGTGTCGAGGTGGCCCGTCGCGCCGGGGTCGAGGAAATCATCGTCACCGGCCAGAAGAAGTCCGAGCGACTGCAGGACGTGCCGATCGCCATCAGTGCCTTCTCCATGGAAGACCTGGATGCACAGAAGATCGAAGGGGGTTTCGATCTCTTGAAAGGGGTGCCCAACGTCACCTTCACCAAGACCAACTTCACCGGCTACAACTTCCAGATCCGCGGTATCGGCACGCAGGCCATTTCGGCCACCACCGATCCCGGCGTCGCGGTGAGCTTCAACAACACCACGATGATCGTGAACCGCCTGTTCGAGCAGGAGTATCTCGACATCGAGCGGGTCGAAGTGTTGCGTGGCCCTCAGGGCACCCTGTACGGCCGCAATGCCACCGCTGGCGTCATCAACGTCATCTCCGCCAAGCCGGTGATCGGCGACGAATTCGGTGAGGTCAAGCTGGAAGGCGGCAACTACAGCGCCAAGCGTATCCGCGGCCATTACAACCTGCCCCTCGGCGACACCCTGGCATTGCGCGCTGCCTACGGTTCCACCGTGCGTGAAGGCTATGGATACAACGAGTTCGACGGTAGCGATGTCGATGACCGTGACCTCTGGACCGGCCGTCTCACGCTCGGCTGGGAGCCCAGCGACCGCATTCGCGTCAACCTGATGTGGGAACGGATCGAGGAAGACGACGGCCGTGTTCGCAGCACCAAGCAGCTCTGCCATCGTGATGATGGGGTGACGAGTGTTGGTGGCTACGACCTTCTGAACTCTGAGCTCGGAAGTCGTGCACGAGGCGTATTGAATCAGGGGTGCTTGCCTGGATCGTTGTACAGCACGGACGCCTACGGTGTGCCGCACCAGGAATCCATCCCCTTCATCAGTGGGGGGCGCGAGAACGGATTCTTGGTATTGGCAGCACTGACGGGATTGATCGGCTTCAACCCGGCATTCGGTAATCCTACGGCGGCCGGTTGTCCAGAGGCAGCCCGGTATCACGGGGTCTCCCTGCTGAATCTGTGCAGCGACGTTTTCGCTGAGCGCAACCAGTCACAAGATCTGCGCTCGATCTATTCGGTGATCGAGCCGGCCTATCGCGCCAATGCCGATGTTTATGATCTCTCGCTCGATTATCAGTGGAGCGATGGCGTGGTGTTCTCATCGCAAACGGTGTTTGTTGAGGACAAGCTCTATTCCACCCAAGACTATGGCCGATTCAAGACCAGCAGAGGAATATTCAACGATCTGAGTGGTCCGCTCGTCAGTCCGCTTTATCAGCACCTGACGCCGGGTGGTGAGTTCTGCGATCCGCAGCTCGGGTGTTCGGACTCCTTGCTGATACAGGATGTGTCACAAGCGGAGAGCCGACAGTTCAATCAAGAGTTTCGATTTGTGTCGGAATTCTCGGGCGACTTCAACTTCAGCTTCGGTGCCAACTACACAAGGTTCGAAACCCTAAACGACTATTTTGTGTTCTCGAATGTCTTGAGCGCCCTGGCACAAACTCCACCATTTACTGGTGACAGTCATCCGTGTGGCGAGACGGCCGGCGAGATTGGGTGCATCTATATCGACCCTAACGACCTCTCCAACATCAATGCCGAGGGCCATAACTACTTCCGTAGTGCTAACCCCTATCGGCTGCAGTCCACCGGGTTGTTTGGCGAACTTTACTGGCGCTTGTCGGACAGCCTCAAGCTGACGGCCGGTCTGCGCTATACCTGGGATCGGAAAGTCTTCACCCCGGTTCCCAGCCAGACACTGCTGCCGGACTATAGGGAGGGCATCGCAGCAGTAGATCAAGGCTACGTTGGAATCGGCGACGGCCCGGAGGCCTGTGATCTGCTTTCGCTGTACTGCGGAATTCTTGGAAATGCGCCGGGCGGACGAGGCTATCCGGCTTCGCCGGATATTGTGCAGGTATGGCGAGAACCCACCGGGCGGATCGTCCTCGACTGGCAGCCGGCACTCTCATTTACCGATGAAACGCTGGTGTATGCGTCCTTCTCCCGAGGCTACAAAGCGGGCGGTGCCAATCCACCGGGTATCGCCCCGCCTGCGGGCATCTTCATCGAGGCCGCGCGAGGTGCGGTGTCCTCGCCGACGTTCCAGCCCGAGTATGTGAATGCCTATGAGGTCGGCACCAAGAACACCCTGTTCGGCGGGCTGCTGATGCTCAATGGTGCTGCCTTCTATTACGACTACACCGACTACCAAGTGTCGAAGATCATCGACCGCTCGGCCAGCAATGAGAACTTCGACGCCACCATCTGGGGCCTCGAACTGGAAGCGGTATTCGCACCCAGCCTCAACTGGCAGTTCAATGCGGCCATCGGCTTCCTGCAAACCGAGATCGCCGAGGGCGAGGCCTCCATCGACCTGATGGACCGCACACAGGGCGGCAACCAACCCTACCAGACCACCATCCCCAACCCCAATTACAACGTCGACCCCGACGTGGCGACGGGCATCGGTGCCGACCAGACCCAGAACGAGTTCCTGGTCTTCGACGAATGGGTGGTGATGAAGCCCAATCCCACGCAAACCGCGAACTGCGTGGCCCCGGCGGAGTTGGTGGCCTTGGTGTTGGAAGAGGGGGTGCATCAGGCTAACCTAGGGGTTCCAGGTCCCCTCAACCCTGGCTTGCTGGAAATCGCACCCGTTAGCTATCTGCTCAACCCGTTCTGTGCGGGCGGCAACATTCTCGGCACGGTCTACAAGGACGGACCTCTGCCACTGTTTGCCGGATTCTATCTGCCGCAGGATCTGCACTTCGACGCGCTGGTGGATGCCCCGAATGCTGGTGCAGGTTTTGCTGCCGATGTCAGCGGCAACGAATTGCCGAACTCGCCTGAGTTCACGCTATCGCTGGGCGGCCAGTTCAGCTTCGATCTCAGTCGTGACTGGCTAGCGACGACGCGGGTGGACTACTACCTTCAAGGCCAATCGTGGGCGCGGGTCTACAACACCGAATACGACCGCCTGCGCAGCTGGTCCAACACGAATCTCAGCCTGATGCTGTTCAACGAGCGCCACGGGTTGGCGGTGGAAGCCTACGTCAAGAACGTGTTCGACGAAAGCCCCATCACCGGGACCTTCCTGAACTCCGACGACACTGGGCTGACCACCAACGTCTTCACCCTGGATCCGCGCCTGGTCGGCGTGTCGATCACCAAGCGCTTCTGA
- a CDS encoding FecR family protein: MNAVPETPDDAELDRLRAASRWLVALRECGDDDTVIADWLAWCDAAPENLDAFERIKTTWKVSGAALVASAPPVSAAPPAASSPAAQRRPRRHRRWRSLARAAGMVMAVGLSAILLTQPAGTTHTLSTAVALHATNPLPDGSVVELGARSRIATRYSEAERRVVIEEGEAYFDVAHDPERPFVVQVGGLSVIAVGTAFNVRSGDERVVVTVTEGRVRLARAAPADPGRPPVPTVEAGAGEQATFSARQGTIDVAMADPGVATAWREGVLKFVHEPLDEVVANLNRYSTRQIVLADPRLAQLRYTGTVFGTRLDDWLDAVEGVFPITVTYDGTDRILLVVRSVRDE; the protein is encoded by the coding sequence GGCTGGTGGCCCTGCGCGAGTGTGGCGACGACGACACCGTTATCGCCGATTGGCTGGCCTGGTGCGACGCCGCCCCCGAAAACCTCGATGCCTTCGAGCGCATCAAGACCACCTGGAAGGTGTCTGGCGCCGCCCTGGTGGCATCGGCGCCGCCGGTATCGGCTGCACCCCCGGCTGCATCGTCGCCGGCGGCCCAGCGTCGCCCGCGCCGGCATCGCCGCTGGCGCAGCCTGGCCCGTGCCGCGGGCATGGTCATGGCGGTGGGGCTGAGTGCCATCCTGCTGACCCAGCCCGCCGGCACCACCCACACCCTCAGCACCGCCGTCGCCCTGCATGCCACCAATCCGCTGCCGGACGGATCGGTGGTGGAACTGGGCGCCCGTTCCCGCATCGCCACCCGCTACAGCGAGGCTGAACGTCGCGTCGTCATCGAAGAAGGCGAGGCCTACTTCGACGTCGCCCATGACCCCGAGCGGCCCTTCGTGGTGCAGGTGGGCGGGCTGTCGGTGATCGCCGTGGGCACCGCCTTCAATGTGCGGAGTGGCGATGAACGGGTGGTGGTCACCGTTACCGAAGGCCGCGTCCGTCTGGCCCGTGCCGCACCAGCCGACCCCGGCCGCCCGCCCGTCCCGACGGTGGAAGCCGGCGCCGGCGAGCAGGCCACCTTCAGCGCCCGCCAGGGCACCATCGACGTCGCCATGGCCGACCCCGGTGTCGCCACCGCCTGGCGCGAGGGCGTACTCAAGTTCGTCCACGAACCGCTGGACGAGGTGGTGGCCAACCTCAACCGCTACTCCACCCGTCAGATCGTGCTCGCCGACCCCCGCCTGGCCCAACTGCGCTACACCGGCACCGTCTTCGGCACCCGCCTGGATGACTGGCTGGACGCTGTGGAAGGCGTGTTCCCCATCACCGTCACCTATGACGGCACTGACCGTATTCTGCTGGTGGTTAGAAGCGTGCGTGATGAGTGA